Proteins co-encoded in one Gleimia hominis genomic window:
- the glgX gene encoding glycogen debranching protein GlgX codes for MQIWPGEPYPLGATFDGSGTNFALFSSVAEKVELCLLDENRVEQRIALTEVDADVWHTYIPGIQPGQRYGYRVYGPYDPQNGHRCDPSKLLLDPYAKAIDGEVKPAESLYSYHFDNPDERNDADSAPDTMLSVVINPFFDWGRDRAPAHEYHNTVIYETHVKGMTINHPDVPEELRGTYAGMAHPAVVEHLKKLGITAVELMPCHQFVNDSHLQEKGLANYWGYNTIGFFAPHNAYAAYGNDGQQVQEFKQMVKTLHDADIEVILDVVYNHTAEGNHMGPTLSMRGIDNSAYYRLVDDDKAHYFDTTGTGNSLLMSSPAVLQLIMDSLRYWVSQMHVDGFRFDLASTLARQFHEVDRLSAFFELIHQDPIISQVKLIAEPWDIGEGGYQVGGFPPLWTEWNGEYRDTVRDFWRGEFSSLPKFASRIAGSADLYAHSGRTPIASINFVTAHDGFTMRDLVSYNEKHNEANGEDNRDGNDNNRSWNCGVEGPTDDEQVRALRLRQHRNFLTTLMVSQGVPMISHGDEMGRTQQGNNNTYCQDNELAWVDWNLSEEQEQLLEFADRVVQLRAHHPVFRRRRFFAGAPRRGGESDLGEIEWFTPGAQHMTDEEWEQAWARSTMIFLNGLGIHEPDEKGRSIVDDDFLLLINAAPEEIEFKLPDQTYGHEWHTCINTANDADEATYEAEGSVDVTARSMIVLRSCREGDKK; via the coding sequence ATGCAGATATGGCCTGGAGAACCTTACCCACTCGGAGCTACCTTCGACGGATCCGGTACGAACTTCGCTTTATTCTCATCCGTAGCAGAAAAAGTTGAACTGTGCCTGCTGGATGAAAACCGCGTTGAGCAACGCATTGCCCTCACCGAAGTAGATGCCGACGTGTGGCACACCTACATCCCGGGAATCCAACCCGGACAACGCTACGGGTACCGCGTGTACGGGCCGTACGACCCGCAAAACGGGCACCGCTGTGACCCGTCGAAACTGTTACTCGACCCGTACGCAAAAGCGATCGACGGCGAAGTTAAACCCGCCGAATCCCTGTATTCTTACCACTTCGACAACCCGGATGAACGCAACGACGCAGATTCCGCGCCCGACACGATGCTGTCCGTGGTTATCAACCCATTTTTCGACTGGGGGCGCGACCGCGCGCCCGCCCACGAATACCACAACACCGTTATTTACGAAACGCACGTGAAAGGCATGACGATTAACCATCCGGATGTGCCTGAGGAACTGCGTGGCACCTACGCTGGAATGGCCCACCCCGCGGTGGTTGAACACTTGAAGAAACTAGGGATCACCGCGGTGGAGTTGATGCCGTGCCACCAGTTTGTGAATGACTCGCACCTGCAAGAAAAAGGGTTGGCGAACTACTGGGGGTACAACACGATTGGGTTCTTTGCACCCCACAACGCGTACGCAGCGTACGGCAACGACGGGCAGCAAGTGCAGGAGTTCAAACAAATGGTTAAGACCCTGCACGACGCGGACATAGAGGTGATCTTGGACGTGGTGTACAACCACACCGCGGAAGGTAACCACATGGGCCCTACCCTGTCGATGCGCGGCATTGATAACAGCGCGTACTACCGGCTTGTGGACGACGACAAGGCCCACTATTTTGACACGACTGGCACGGGGAATTCCTTGCTGATGAGCTCACCGGCGGTTTTGCAGCTAATTATGGATTCGCTGCGCTACTGGGTGAGTCAAATGCACGTGGATGGGTTCCGTTTCGACTTGGCCTCCACTTTGGCCCGGCAGTTCCATGAGGTCGATCGCCTATCCGCGTTTTTCGAGTTGATCCATCAGGATCCGATTATTTCGCAGGTGAAGCTCATTGCGGAACCGTGGGATATTGGTGAGGGCGGCTACCAGGTGGGGGGCTTTCCCCCGCTGTGGACCGAGTGGAACGGGGAGTACCGCGATACGGTCCGCGATTTTTGGCGCGGCGAGTTCTCTTCCCTGCCTAAGTTCGCCTCCAGAATCGCGGGGTCCGCGGACCTGTATGCCCACTCTGGACGCACCCCGATCGCGTCGATTAACTTCGTCACCGCTCACGACGGGTTCACAATGCGGGACCTGGTTTCTTACAACGAGAAGCACAATGAAGCCAACGGGGAAGACAACCGCGACGGTAACGACAATAACCGGTCTTGGAACTGCGGGGTAGAAGGGCCAACGGATGACGAGCAGGTGCGGGCACTGCGTTTGCGTCAGCACCGGAACTTCCTAACTACCCTCATGGTTTCCCAAGGAGTGCCAATGATTTCGCATGGGGACGAAATGGGGCGCACCCAGCAGGGCAATAACAACACGTATTGTCAGGATAATGAGCTCGCGTGGGTAGATTGGAATTTGTCTGAGGAACAGGAACAACTCCTGGAGTTCGCAGACCGCGTGGTGCAGTTGCGTGCCCACCACCCCGTGTTCCGAAGACGCCGTTTCTTCGCTGGTGCTCCCCGGCGCGGTGGGGAATCTGACCTGGGGGAAATCGAATGGTTCACCCCGGGGGCGCAGCACATGACGGATGAGGAATGGGAACAAGCGTGGGCGCGTTCAACCATGATTTTCCTCAACGGTTTAGGGATCCACGAGCCAGACGAGAAGGGTCGGAGCATTGTGGACGACGATTTCCTCCTGCTCATTAACGCCGCCCCTGAAGAGATTGAGTTCAAGCTCCCAGACCAGACGTATGGGCACGAGTGGCACACGTGTATAAACACCGCAAACGACGCTGACGAGGCGACCTACGAGGCTGAAGGGTCGGTGGATGTGACCGCCCGGTCGATGATTGTGCTGCGCAGCTGCCGCGAAGGAGACAAGAAGTGA
- the treY gene encoding malto-oligosyltrehalose synthase, translated as MSTKHPHLPRAERRTPVTTYRLQLTPEFDFAAATKTLDYLAELGITDVYVSPILQAAPGSTHGYDVVDHTHVSTPLGGREGFEAFANRVHELGMYLVVDVVPNHMAVPTPVWHNKPMWSVLKHGPDSAFKHWFDVELDSPILMPILGKRIGQVLSDQELELTQMVIPSEPQYGPQWVLKYYDHVFPVAKGTESLPLAVLVERQHYRLAHWKVSSEELNYRRFFDVGTLAGLRVEREEVFNATHALLIDLFNRGFIDAFRVDHPDGLADPREYFNRLWDATGGAWVVAEKILEGDETLPADWAVAGTTGYDTAWRIHALNVEPRGLMPMGAVMSEIAGDSPSDLKAMTAAAKSQIVDTSLSAEIRRLGSVIWGICQEDVRLRDHTFRGLVDCLRQLVIDMDRYRAYVVPGQNPPQISREVVEHTAAVARKKLDDDLSDTMDVIVALVLGDEVGSAGLIPTDPRRKEVIIRFQQVCGAVQAKGVEDTTFYRWTHLLSLNEVGGAPDVFGLDLDHFHAFCQHVASNWPATMTCGSTHDTKRSEDVRARISVLSQKADEWVAVLTQLRHVSAHFRPARVDGRAENLMWQTIVGTWADTDRITPQRLRQYLIKAIREQKEWTDWTNANKEREQEFLDFATQIIENEQTVALLDEWLESTRDVVNNLILVNKAVQLMAPGVADIYQGSEITSTSLVDPDNRRPVDFEALRTLDTHADTIDARKLALTTQLVRLRARMPEVFVSDRAGYEPLPASSGHCIAFARCLDDEPAVLLLAQRLEVSLTRLGGWQDATVLLPPGRWEPLGGGSVLEGGQTLIRDVLGGEPVAILVREDLNDEQ; from the coding sequence GTGAGTACTAAACACCCGCATTTACCCCGCGCTGAGCGGCGCACCCCGGTAACAACCTACCGGCTGCAGCTGACGCCCGAGTTCGATTTCGCCGCCGCCACTAAGACCTTAGACTACCTGGCTGAACTGGGGATAACGGACGTGTACGTCTCCCCCATTTTGCAAGCCGCCCCAGGTTCCACTCACGGCTACGACGTGGTGGACCACACGCACGTTTCTACTCCGTTGGGTGGGCGTGAAGGGTTCGAGGCATTCGCGAACCGCGTGCACGAACTCGGCATGTACCTGGTGGTCGACGTGGTGCCCAACCACATGGCAGTGCCCACCCCGGTTTGGCATAACAAACCCATGTGGTCGGTGCTTAAACACGGGCCTGATTCCGCGTTCAAACACTGGTTTGACGTGGAGTTAGACTCCCCCATCCTCATGCCGATCCTAGGTAAACGCATCGGCCAGGTGCTGTCGGATCAAGAACTGGAACTCACCCAAATGGTGATTCCCAGTGAGCCGCAGTACGGCCCCCAGTGGGTATTGAAGTACTACGACCACGTGTTCCCCGTCGCGAAAGGCACGGAGTCCCTGCCCCTCGCCGTCCTGGTGGAACGCCAGCACTACCGGTTGGCGCACTGGAAAGTCAGTTCCGAAGAGCTGAATTACCGGCGTTTCTTTGACGTGGGTACCCTCGCGGGTCTGCGCGTGGAACGCGAAGAAGTGTTCAACGCCACGCACGCACTGCTGATCGACCTGTTCAACCGCGGGTTCATAGACGCGTTCCGCGTGGACCACCCGGATGGGCTCGCGGACCCTCGGGAATATTTCAACCGCCTGTGGGACGCGACCGGGGGCGCGTGGGTCGTTGCGGAAAAAATCTTGGAGGGCGACGAGACTCTACCGGCTGATTGGGCGGTGGCCGGAACCACCGGTTACGACACGGCATGGCGGATTCACGCTTTGAACGTGGAACCGCGCGGCCTCATGCCGATGGGGGCGGTGATGAGTGAGATCGCCGGTGATTCCCCATCCGATTTGAAAGCCATGACGGCGGCCGCGAAATCCCAGATCGTCGACACGTCACTGTCGGCAGAAATCCGCCGCCTCGGCTCGGTCATTTGGGGGATCTGTCAAGAAGACGTGCGGTTGCGTGACCACACGTTCCGCGGGCTCGTGGACTGCCTGCGGCAACTGGTGATCGACATGGACCGCTACCGCGCGTACGTGGTGCCCGGTCAGAATCCCCCGCAGATTTCCCGTGAGGTCGTGGAGCATACCGCGGCGGTGGCGCGCAAGAAACTCGACGACGACCTCAGTGACACGATGGACGTGATCGTCGCACTCGTGCTCGGGGACGAAGTGGGATCCGCAGGGTTGATCCCCACGGATCCGCGGCGCAAAGAGGTGATTATCCGGTTCCAACAAGTGTGCGGAGCCGTGCAAGCCAAGGGCGTGGAAGACACCACGTTCTACCGGTGGACACACCTGCTGAGCCTAAACGAAGTAGGTGGCGCCCCAGACGTATTCGGCTTGGACCTAGACCACTTCCACGCGTTCTGCCAGCACGTGGCCTCGAACTGGCCGGCGACCATGACGTGCGGCTCCACGCACGACACGAAACGGAGCGAAGACGTGCGGGCGCGCATCAGTGTCCTGTCGCAAAAAGCAGACGAGTGGGTGGCGGTGCTGACCCAGCTGCGGCACGTGTCCGCACACTTCCGGCCCGCCCGCGTGGATGGGCGCGCAGAGAACCTCATGTGGCAAACCATCGTCGGCACCTGGGCGGACACCGACCGGATCACCCCGCAGAGACTGCGCCAGTACCTCATTAAAGCAATTCGAGAGCAAAAAGAATGGACCGACTGGACAAACGCGAATAAGGAGCGGGAGCAGGAGTTCCTGGACTTTGCCACGCAAATCATTGAAAACGAGCAGACCGTAGCCCTGCTGGATGAATGGCTCGAGTCGACGCGCGACGTGGTGAACAACCTGATTCTCGTCAACAAGGCGGTGCAGCTGATGGCACCTGGGGTGGCGGATATTTATCAGGGCAGTGAAATCACGAGTACGTCCCTGGTGGACCCCGACAACCGGCGGCCAGTAGATTTTGAGGCCCTGCGCACGCTAGATACGCACGCCGACACGATAGATGCGCGTAAGTTAGCGCTGACCACGCAGCTGGTGCGGCTGCGGGCGCGCATGCCGGAAGTATTCGTGTCCGACCGGGCGGGTTACGAACCCCTCCCCGCTTCTTCGGGCCACTGCATCGCGTTCGCCCGGTGTTTGGATGACGAGCCCGCGGTGCTGCTGCTAGCGCAGCGGCTAGAGGTTTCCCTCACACGGCTGGGCGGCTGGCAGGACGCCACCGTGTTGCTGCCACCGGGCCGGTGGGAGCCGCTCGGGGGTGGTTCCGTGCTCGAAGGTGGGCAGACCCTGATCCGCGATGTGCTCGGTGGGGAACCAGTTGCCATACTAGTGCGAGAGGATCTTAACGATGAGCAATAA
- the treZ gene encoding malto-oligosyltrehalose trehalohydrolase, giving the protein MSNKLERSRVPVYCPKAKTVELVLDGYRYDMYADKHGWWFSDRAVPAGARYAYSVDGADPVADPRALRRPDGVHGPAQQWDPGQRPKPAGFTLLGKVFYELHVGTFTPEGTFDAAIEKLPALAELGVQVVELMPVAPFPGEFGWGYDGVSLMAVHEPYGGPDGMRRFIDAAHELGLAVCLDLVLNHFGNVGNYIAQLADYYSQKHETPWGPAFDLDGRNRTHVRQFLMDTAVYWLEEMGVDGLRLDAVHALVDDSEKHFLAELSDRVKQLEQQLGAPLTLIAESDLNNVKMVTPTDRGGLGMDGQWDDDLHHSLHSLFTGESQGYYSDFAQRGAVKRAFENVFFHAGTYSSFRGQVWGHPVDDSLDRTRFVAFSQNHDQVGNRALGDRPSRVLSDAQLAAQAALVILSSYTPMLFQGEEWGSKGPFLFFSDQEDDEQMKQAMRQGRQKEFSAHGWAELYGKDVQVPDPTSRQTFLESKLDWPAPTDERAKRMLEWYRKLIALRSTHVHSGLPVQVQWDGDVLTMSHDNGLCVSVNFGQTKQPTPSDAVEVLAQWDGAFTPGSAIVYRSESFAGHPFDS; this is encoded by the coding sequence ATGAGCAATAAGTTGGAACGCAGCCGCGTCCCCGTCTACTGCCCGAAAGCGAAGACGGTGGAGTTAGTGCTGGATGGGTACCGCTACGACATGTATGCGGACAAGCACGGCTGGTGGTTCTCTGACCGGGCGGTGCCCGCGGGCGCGCGCTACGCCTACAGTGTGGATGGGGCGGATCCGGTTGCAGATCCGCGGGCACTGCGCCGGCCCGATGGGGTGCACGGGCCCGCTCAGCAGTGGGATCCGGGGCAGCGGCCAAAGCCAGCTGGATTCACCCTGTTGGGAAAAGTGTTTTACGAACTGCACGTGGGGACGTTTACCCCTGAGGGCACGTTTGACGCGGCGATTGAGAAACTGCCCGCCCTGGCCGAACTGGGCGTACAGGTGGTGGAACTGATGCCGGTCGCCCCCTTCCCCGGCGAGTTCGGGTGGGGGTACGACGGAGTGTCACTGATGGCGGTGCACGAGCCCTACGGAGGCCCGGATGGCATGCGCCGCTTTATTGACGCCGCCCACGAACTCGGCTTGGCGGTGTGTTTGGATTTGGTTTTAAACCACTTCGGCAACGTCGGTAACTACATTGCGCAGCTGGCGGATTACTATTCGCAAAAGCATGAGACCCCGTGGGGACCCGCGTTTGACCTCGATGGCCGCAATCGCACTCACGTGCGGCAGTTTTTGATGGATACTGCGGTTTATTGGCTTGAGGAAATGGGCGTGGACGGCCTGCGTCTTGACGCGGTGCACGCCCTCGTTGACGATTCGGAAAAGCACTTCCTCGCGGAGCTTTCCGACCGGGTGAAGCAGTTGGAGCAGCAGTTAGGCGCCCCGCTCACGCTGATTGCTGAATCGGACCTCAACAACGTGAAGATGGTGACCCCAACCGACAGGGGTGGTTTGGGAATGGACGGGCAGTGGGACGACGACTTGCACCACAGCCTGCACAGTTTGTTCACTGGAGAGTCGCAGGGGTACTACTCTGACTTTGCGCAGCGCGGGGCGGTTAAACGCGCGTTTGAGAACGTGTTTTTCCACGCGGGAACGTACTCGTCTTTCCGCGGGCAAGTGTGGGGCCATCCCGTTGACGATTCCCTGGACCGCACCCGGTTTGTGGCATTTAGTCAAAACCACGATCAGGTGGGGAACCGGGCGTTGGGCGATCGGCCCTCACGCGTCCTGTCGGACGCCCAGTTAGCCGCCCAGGCGGCACTGGTGATACTAAGCTCCTACACCCCAATGCTGTTCCAAGGCGAAGAATGGGGTTCGAAGGGGCCGTTCCTGTTCTTTTCTGACCAAGAAGATGACGAGCAGATGAAGCAGGCGATGCGGCAGGGGCGGCAAAAAGAGTTCTCTGCCCACGGGTGGGCGGAACTATACGGGAAGGACGTGCAGGTGCCGGACCCGACGAGTCGGCAAACATTCCTGGAGTCCAAACTGGACTGGCCCGCTCCCACCGATGAGCGGGCAAAACGCATGCTCGAATGGTACCGGAAGCTGATTGCCCTGCGCTCCACCCACGTTCACTCCGGCCTGCCCGTGCAGGTGCAGTGGGACGGTGACGTATTGACCATGAGCCACGACAACGGCCTGTGCGTGAGCGTTAACTTTGGGCAAACCAAGCAGCCAACCCCAAGTGATGCAGTTGAGGTTCTAGCGCAGTGGGACGGCGCCTTCACCCCCGGGAGCGCCATCGTTTACCGCTCGGAATCCTTCGCCGGCCACCCGTTTGACAGCTAA
- a CDS encoding DUF3000 family protein translates to MDKSARNTGEVPPDFLSALLSIRDAVCPPQIQLEEVPAPRGIAPFCAALHASVPQEISEVPLASGSFVVLHDPDTQPGWGGKTRLVVHARSQFDVDLAQDPLMSEVLWSWTHEALDVCGANVRRMNGTVTRELADAFGGLQLRSSRAHVDLRGSWTPAAIDLAPHVNAWLTLLGHMSATTDPADPTDFTTAAQPPQTISTLNIPRPVPHV, encoded by the coding sequence GTGGATAAGAGCGCGCGGAACACAGGCGAGGTGCCACCGGATTTCCTTTCGGCACTGCTGTCTATCCGTGACGCCGTTTGCCCACCGCAGATTCAGTTGGAGGAAGTGCCAGCCCCGCGAGGAATCGCCCCGTTTTGCGCGGCCCTGCATGCGTCTGTCCCTCAGGAAATATCTGAAGTTCCCCTCGCTAGTGGCAGTTTTGTAGTTTTACACGATCCGGATACGCAGCCTGGGTGGGGTGGGAAGACCCGGCTAGTGGTCCATGCGCGTTCCCAGTTCGACGTTGATTTAGCGCAAGATCCTTTGATGTCTGAGGTCCTGTGGAGCTGGACGCATGAAGCGTTAGACGTGTGTGGAGCCAACGTGCGGAGGATGAACGGCACGGTCACACGAGAGCTCGCGGACGCGTTCGGGGGGTTGCAGTTGCGCAGTTCGCGAGCGCACGTGGATTTGCGGGGCTCGTGGACGCCCGCGGCGATCGACTTAGCCCCGCACGTGAACGCGTGGCTCACCTTGCTGGGACACATGTCTGCCACCACTGATCCGGCTGACCCCACGGATTTCACGACCGCCGCCCAACCTCCTCAAACAATAAGTACGTTGAATATACCGAGGCCCGTCCCGCATGTCTGA
- a CDS encoding ribonuclease D, producing the protein MSDTPTLIIHPREGTPDITDTPQQLQQAAIRLARSHMPVAVDVERASGYRYFETAYLVQIRREDVGTFLIDSHALADLSGLNPALGNAVWVLHAADQDLESLRMAKLQVPAVFDTEVAAQLLGYEQIGLAAVCERALGVTLDKDHQRSDWSRRPLPHAWLRYAALDVELLTALQNHLGNALYEQGRWEWAEQEFDYILNQPPKPSDPNRWRTFKGAGKVEGRRHLAVLRELWNTRESVAREHDIAPTRLISNATLVRLALKPPRNKRALLSIQAMRRPRTRKYTAQWLSALMRARSLSDTDLPPRRLKHPHGFVPKAGSWRGSRPEAFARLQRVRAIVNTHAKQLQVDPIRLLEPRVQRALAWDEVAFSEPEFEQYMLRLQARPWQVEQVGAQIHAAIVNAV; encoded by the coding sequence ATGTCTGATACCCCCACGCTCATCATTCACCCGCGCGAAGGCACCCCGGATATAACCGACACCCCGCAGCAGTTGCAGCAAGCAGCCATACGGCTCGCGCGTTCACACATGCCGGTGGCGGTTGATGTGGAACGCGCCAGTGGCTACCGGTATTTCGAAACCGCGTACCTGGTGCAAATCCGGCGCGAAGATGTTGGCACGTTTTTGATTGACAGCCACGCACTGGCGGACCTGTCCGGTCTGAACCCTGCGCTAGGTAACGCCGTGTGGGTACTGCACGCGGCCGACCAAGATTTGGAGAGCCTGCGGATGGCGAAACTCCAGGTACCCGCGGTGTTTGACACGGAAGTGGCGGCGCAACTACTGGGGTATGAGCAAATCGGATTAGCGGCGGTGTGTGAACGCGCGTTGGGCGTCACTCTCGACAAGGACCACCAGCGGTCAGACTGGTCGAGGCGCCCTTTGCCGCACGCGTGGTTGCGGTACGCGGCACTGGATGTGGAGCTGCTCACCGCACTGCAAAACCACTTGGGTAACGCCCTGTACGAGCAGGGGCGTTGGGAATGGGCGGAACAGGAGTTTGACTACATTTTGAACCAGCCCCCTAAACCGAGTGACCCGAACCGGTGGCGGACCTTTAAAGGCGCCGGAAAAGTGGAGGGGCGGCGCCACCTAGCGGTTTTACGTGAACTTTGGAATACGCGCGAAAGCGTGGCGCGCGAGCACGATATTGCCCCCACTCGGCTGATTTCTAATGCGACCCTGGTGCGGCTCGCGCTGAAGCCGCCGCGCAACAAGCGGGCATTGCTTTCGATACAGGCTATGCGCCGTCCCCGCACCCGCAAGTACACGGCGCAGTGGCTGTCAGCACTCATGAGGGCCCGTTCCCTGTCGGATACGGACCTTCCCCCACGCAGGTTGAAGCACCCGCACGGCTTCGTTCCTAAAGCCGGGTCTTGGCGCGGTTCCCGCCCCGAAGCGTTCGCGCGTTTGCAGCGCGTGCGGGCAATCGTGAATACGCATGCGAAGCAGCTGCAGGTGGATCCCATTCGCCTACTGGAGCCGCGCGTGCAGCGGGCTTTAGCGTGGGATGAAGTGGCTTTTTCGGAACCCGAGTTCGAGCAGTATATGCTGCGGCTGCAGGCCCGCCCGTGGCAGGTAGAGCAGGTGGGAGCGCAGATTCACGCAGCTATCGTTAACGCTGTTTGA
- the dxs gene encoding 1-deoxy-D-xylulose-5-phosphate synthase, producing MSTKPFPRPKSLLRSIEGPADLKKLTSDQVEELAEQIREYLVQAVSATGGHLGPNLGVVELTLAMHRVFDSGRDAFVFDTGHQAYVHKLLTGRQDFSSLRQENGLSGYPSREESEHDIVENSHASTSLSWADGIAQAFERTHRDDHVVAVIGDGALTGGMPWEALNNIADHYEGNMVIIVNDNGRSYQPTIGGLAHHLDALRTSQPYEKALAWGKRALLAGGKPGEAAFEALHGIKAGMKDVLLPQALFSDLGLKYIGPVDGHDEVAVEFALTRAKAVNEPILVHVITDKGHGYEPAINDVNDRFHAVGKIHPETGLPIAPSRFGWTKVFAREIVKLAEQDASIVGVTAAMMVPVGLKLLHDKYPKRVIDVGIAEQHAVTMCAGMAYAGLHPVFAVYATFLNRAFDQVLMDVALHRAGVTFVLDRSGITGDDGPSHNGMWDIAMLSIVPGLKLAAPRDEQTLQRALKEAVAVKDAPTVVRYPKGALPEPVESRGTFAGADVLLPSDGRVTILATGAFANLGIQTGEKLGNARVLDPRWLLPVEDELVDALAESSDLIVTLEDGVEDNGYGSAVRAALARRGHYTPVLARGLPKEFLQHAKRPAIMEHLGLTPDALRAQILEHLQGLKQR from the coding sequence ATGTCGACAAAACCGTTTCCACGCCCAAAATCTTTGTTGCGTTCCATTGAGGGACCAGCTGACCTCAAGAAACTCACATCGGATCAGGTGGAGGAGCTGGCTGAACAGATTCGCGAATACCTCGTGCAAGCAGTGTCTGCTACCGGGGGGCACCTGGGTCCCAACCTGGGGGTCGTGGAACTAACCTTGGCGATGCACCGGGTGTTCGACTCCGGGCGCGATGCATTCGTGTTCGACACCGGCCACCAGGCGTACGTTCACAAGCTGCTGACGGGACGGCAAGATTTTTCTTCTCTGCGGCAAGAAAACGGGCTTTCCGGCTACCCATCCAGGGAGGAGTCGGAACACGATATTGTCGAAAACTCACACGCTTCCACCTCTCTTTCGTGGGCCGATGGGATCGCCCAGGCATTTGAACGCACCCACCGCGACGACCACGTGGTAGCGGTGATTGGCGACGGGGCCCTAACCGGGGGGATGCCGTGGGAAGCGTTGAACAATATTGCCGACCATTACGAAGGCAACATGGTGATAATCGTCAACGACAACGGGCGTTCTTACCAACCCACCATCGGGGGCCTCGCGCATCATCTGGATGCGCTGCGCACCTCCCAGCCTTACGAAAAGGCACTCGCGTGGGGCAAGCGGGCTTTACTTGCCGGAGGGAAACCGGGTGAAGCCGCGTTTGAAGCGTTGCACGGCATTAAGGCGGGCATGAAGGACGTGCTGTTGCCGCAAGCGCTTTTTTCAGATTTGGGGCTTAAGTACATTGGTCCGGTAGATGGCCACGACGAGGTAGCGGTCGAGTTCGCACTCACCCGGGCGAAAGCTGTGAACGAACCGATCCTCGTGCACGTCATAACCGATAAAGGGCACGGGTACGAACCGGCGATAAACGATGTGAACGACAGGTTCCATGCCGTGGGGAAAATCCATCCGGAAACCGGACTGCCAATTGCGCCCTCCAGGTTTGGGTGGACGAAAGTGTTCGCTCGCGAAATTGTGAAACTGGCGGAGCAGGACGCTTCGATAGTTGGGGTAACGGCCGCGATGATGGTGCCCGTGGGCCTCAAGTTACTGCACGACAAATATCCCAAACGCGTGATTGACGTGGGGATTGCCGAACAGCACGCAGTGACCATGTGCGCGGGCATGGCGTACGCGGGGCTGCACCCGGTGTTCGCCGTATACGCCACGTTTTTGAACCGTGCGTTCGACCAAGTGCTCATGGACGTCGCACTGCACCGCGCGGGCGTTACTTTCGTGCTGGATCGGTCTGGGATTACCGGTGACGACGGCCCGTCCCACAACGGCATGTGGGATATAGCTATGCTGTCGATCGTGCCCGGGCTGAAGCTAGCGGCTCCGCGCGATGAACAAACCCTGCAGCGGGCCCTCAAAGAAGCGGTTGCGGTAAAGGATGCGCCCACGGTTGTGCGCTACCCGAAGGGCGCACTACCCGAACCGGTTGAGTCGCGCGGCACGTTCGCGGGCGCGGACGTGCTCCTGCCCTCAGATGGGCGGGTGACCATACTCGCCACGGGCGCGTTCGCAAACCTGGGGATACAAACCGGTGAAAAACTGGGCAATGCTCGAGTTTTGGACCCGCGCTGGCTCCTGCCCGTGGAAGACGAGCTGGTGGACGCCCTAGCGGAATCGAGTGACCTGATTGTCACGCTCGAAGATGGGGTGGAAGACAACGGGTACGGCAGTGCCGTGCGCGCCGCCCTGGCCCGCAGGGGCCACTACACCCCGGTGCTGGCCCGCGGCCTGCCAAAAGAGTTCCTTCAGCACGCGAAACGCCCAGCAATCATGGAGCACCTGGGTTTGACCCCAGACGCACTGCGTGCGCAAATCCTGGAGCACCTACAGGGCCTCAAACAGCGTTAA